A window of the Canis aureus isolate CA01 chromosome 29, VMU_Caureus_v.1.0, whole genome shotgun sequence genome harbors these coding sequences:
- the CEP55 gene encoding centrosomal protein of 55 kDa isoform X4, translating to MSSRSPKGLIKGKWGSKSSNSKSETALEKFRGEISALKTSVDEITSGKGKLTDKDRHRLLEKIQVLEAEREKNAYHLTEKDKEIQRLREQLKAKYNNTTLLEQLEEKTKEGERREQLLKSLSEETDVLKKQLSATTARLAELESKASTLRLSQTMATSCFNSSMNDIHEMEIQLKDALEKNQQWLVYDQQREVYVKGLLAKIFELEQKPETAAHSRPQQTKKAESEDFLQEEKQKYYNHLLANAKKDLEVERQTITQLNFELSEFRRKYEETQKEVQDLNQLLSSQRKADVQHLEDDRHKTEKIQRLKEENDIAREKLEEEKKRSEELLSQVQFLYTSLLKHQEEQTRIALLEQQMHACTLDFENEKLDRQNMQHQLHVILKELRKARNQITQLESLKQLRELAFTEPLVTFQGESENRVKVASPKTPTAALNESLVECPKCNIQYPATEHRDLLVHVEYCSK from the exons ATGTCTTCCAGAAGTCCCAAAGGTTTAATTAAAGGTAAATGGGGATCAAAGTCTAGTAACTCCAAATCAGAAACTGCATTAGAAAAATTTAGGGGAGAAATTTCAGCCTTAAAAACATCAGTGGATGAAATCACAAGTGGAAAAGGAAAGTTGACTGATAAAGACAGACACAGACTTTTGGAG AAAATTCAAGTCCTAGAAGCTGAGAGGGAGAAGAATGCATATCacctcacagagaaagacaaagaaatacaaagactCAGAGAGCAGCTGAAAGCCAAGTATAATAATACTACATTGCTTGAACAGCTGGAGGAGAAGACAAAGGAAGGCGAAAGGAGGGAACAGCTGTTGAAATCCTTGTCTGAAGAGACAGATGTATTGAAAAAACAGTTGTCTGCTACAACTGCAAGGCTTGCTGAACTTGAAAGCAAAGCCAGTACACTCCGCTTATCACAG ACTATGGCTACAAGCTGCTTCAACTCATCAATGAATGATATTCATGAAATGGAAATACAACTGAAAGAT gCTCTGGAGAAAAATCAGCAGTGGCTTGTGTATGATCAACAGCGGGAGGTCTATGTAAAAGGACTTTTAGCCAAGATCTTTGAGTTGGAACAGAAACCAGAAACAGCTGCTCATTCACGCCCACAGCAGACAAAAAAGGCTGAATCAGAAG ATTTTCttcaagaagaaaagcaaaaatattacaaCCATCTCTTGGCAAATGCAAAAAAAGATCTCGAGGTTGAACGACAGACCATAACTCAGTTGAATTTTGAACTTAGTGAATTTcgaagaaaatatgaagaaaccCAAAAAGAAGTTCAAGATTTAAATCAACTGTTGTCTTCACAAAGAAAGGCAGATGTACAACATCTGGAAGACGATAGacataaaacagagaaaatacaaaGGCTCAAGGAAGAGAATGATATTGCTAGGGAAAAACttgaagaggagaagaagagatCTGAAGAGCTCTTATCTCAG GTCCAGTTCCTTTACACGTCTCTGTTAAAGCATCAAGAAGAACAAACAAGGATAGCTCTGCTGGAACAACAG ATGCATGCATGTACTTTagactttgaaaatgaaaaacttgaCCGTCAGAATATGCAGCACCAACTGCATGTAATTCTTAAGGAGCTCCGAAAAGCAAGAAATCAAATAACACAGTTGGAATCCTTG aagcaGCTTCGTGAGCTTGCCTTCACAGAGCCATTAGTCACTTTCCAAGGAGAGTCTGAAAACAGAGTAAAAGTTGCCTCACCAAAAACTCCCACTGCTGCACTGAATGAAAGCCTGGTGGAATGTCCCAAGTGCAATATACAGTACCCCGCCACAGAACATCGAGATCTGCTTGTCCACGTTGAATACTGTTCCAAATAG
- the CEP55 gene encoding centrosomal protein of 55 kDa isoform X3 has translation MPCAGGWIAAFCLINPVYRVSKCYYQNSIGKNLLWWRVLKIVSEMSSRSPKGLIKGKWGSKSSNSKSETALEKFRGEISALKTSVDEITSGKGKLTDKDRHRLLEKIQVLEAEREKNAYHLTEKDKEIQRLREQLKAKYNNTTLLEQLEEKTKEGERREQLLKSLSEETDVLKKQLSATTARLAELESKASTLRLSQTMATSCFNSSMNDIHEMEIQLKDALEKNQQWLVYDQQREVYVKGLLAKIFELEQKPETAAHSRPQQTKKAESEDFLQEEKQKYYNHLLANAKKDLEVERQTITQLNFELSEFRRKYEETQKEVQDLNQLLSSQRKADVQHLEDDRHKTEKIQRLKEENDIAREKLEEEKKRSEELLSQVQFLYTSLLKHQEEQTRIALLEQQKQLRELAFTEPLVTFQGESENRVKVASPKTPTAALNESLVECPKCNIQYPATEHRDLLVHVEYCSK, from the exons ATGCCTTGTGCAGGTGGCTGGATTGCAGCGTTCTGTCTTATCAACCCAGTATACCGAGTCAGCAAGTGTTATTACCAGAACTCTATAGGGAAGAACCTCCTGTGGTGGCGGGTTCTCAAG atagTTTCAGAAATGTCTTCCAGAAGTCCCAAAGGTTTAATTAAAGGTAAATGGGGATCAAAGTCTAGTAACTCCAAATCAGAAACTGCATTAGAAAAATTTAGGGGAGAAATTTCAGCCTTAAAAACATCAGTGGATGAAATCACAAGTGGAAAAGGAAAGTTGACTGATAAAGACAGACACAGACTTTTGGAG AAAATTCAAGTCCTAGAAGCTGAGAGGGAGAAGAATGCATATCacctcacagagaaagacaaagaaatacaaagactCAGAGAGCAGCTGAAAGCCAAGTATAATAATACTACATTGCTTGAACAGCTGGAGGAGAAGACAAAGGAAGGCGAAAGGAGGGAACAGCTGTTGAAATCCTTGTCTGAAGAGACAGATGTATTGAAAAAACAGTTGTCTGCTACAACTGCAAGGCTTGCTGAACTTGAAAGCAAAGCCAGTACACTCCGCTTATCACAG ACTATGGCTACAAGCTGCTTCAACTCATCAATGAATGATATTCATGAAATGGAAATACAACTGAAAGAT gCTCTGGAGAAAAATCAGCAGTGGCTTGTGTATGATCAACAGCGGGAGGTCTATGTAAAAGGACTTTTAGCCAAGATCTTTGAGTTGGAACAGAAACCAGAAACAGCTGCTCATTCACGCCCACAGCAGACAAAAAAGGCTGAATCAGAAG ATTTTCttcaagaagaaaagcaaaaatattacaaCCATCTCTTGGCAAATGCAAAAAAAGATCTCGAGGTTGAACGACAGACCATAACTCAGTTGAATTTTGAACTTAGTGAATTTcgaagaaaatatgaagaaaccCAAAAAGAAGTTCAAGATTTAAATCAACTGTTGTCTTCACAAAGAAAGGCAGATGTACAACATCTGGAAGACGATAGacataaaacagagaaaatacaaaGGCTCAAGGAAGAGAATGATATTGCTAGGGAAAAACttgaagaggagaagaagagatCTGAAGAGCTCTTATCTCAG GTCCAGTTCCTTTACACGTCTCTGTTAAAGCATCAAGAAGAACAAACAAGGATAGCTCTGCTGGAACAACAG aagcaGCTTCGTGAGCTTGCCTTCACAGAGCCATTAGTCACTTTCCAAGGAGAGTCTGAAAACAGAGTAAAAGTTGCCTCACCAAAAACTCCCACTGCTGCACTGAATGAAAGCCTGGTGGAATGTCCCAAGTGCAATATACAGTACCCCGCCACAGAACATCGAGATCTGCTTGTCCACGTTGAATACTGTTCCAAATAG
- the CEP55 gene encoding centrosomal protein of 55 kDa isoform X2: MPCAGGWIAAFCLINPVYRVSKCYYQNSIGKNLLWWRVLKIVSEMSSRSPKGLIKGKWGSKSSNSKSETALEKFRGEISALKTSVDEITSGKGKLTDKDRHRLLELEEKTKEGERREQLLKSLSEETDVLKKQLSATTARLAELESKASTLRLSQTMATSCFNSSMNDIHEMEIQLKDALEKNQQWLVYDQQREVYVKGLLAKIFELEQKPETAAHSRPQQTKKAESEDFLQEEKQKYYNHLLANAKKDLEVERQTITQLNFELSEFRRKYEETQKEVQDLNQLLSSQRKADVQHLEDDRHKTEKIQRLKEENDIAREKLEEEKKRSEELLSQVQFLYTSLLKHQEEQTRIALLEQQMHACTLDFENEKLDRQNMQHQLHVILKELRKARNQITQLESLKQLRELAFTEPLVTFQGESENRVKVASPKTPTAALNESLVECPKCNIQYPATEHRDLLVHVEYCSK; the protein is encoded by the exons ATGCCTTGTGCAGGTGGCTGGATTGCAGCGTTCTGTCTTATCAACCCAGTATACCGAGTCAGCAAGTGTTATTACCAGAACTCTATAGGGAAGAACCTCCTGTGGTGGCGGGTTCTCAAG atagTTTCAGAAATGTCTTCCAGAAGTCCCAAAGGTTTAATTAAAGGTAAATGGGGATCAAAGTCTAGTAACTCCAAATCAGAAACTGCATTAGAAAAATTTAGGGGAGAAATTTCAGCCTTAAAAACATCAGTGGATGAAATCACAAGTGGAAAAGGAAAGTTGACTGATAAAGACAGACACAGACTTTTGGAG CTGGAGGAGAAGACAAAGGAAGGCGAAAGGAGGGAACAGCTGTTGAAATCCTTGTCTGAAGAGACAGATGTATTGAAAAAACAGTTGTCTGCTACAACTGCAAGGCTTGCTGAACTTGAAAGCAAAGCCAGTACACTCCGCTTATCACAG ACTATGGCTACAAGCTGCTTCAACTCATCAATGAATGATATTCATGAAATGGAAATACAACTGAAAGAT gCTCTGGAGAAAAATCAGCAGTGGCTTGTGTATGATCAACAGCGGGAGGTCTATGTAAAAGGACTTTTAGCCAAGATCTTTGAGTTGGAACAGAAACCAGAAACAGCTGCTCATTCACGCCCACAGCAGACAAAAAAGGCTGAATCAGAAG ATTTTCttcaagaagaaaagcaaaaatattacaaCCATCTCTTGGCAAATGCAAAAAAAGATCTCGAGGTTGAACGACAGACCATAACTCAGTTGAATTTTGAACTTAGTGAATTTcgaagaaaatatgaagaaaccCAAAAAGAAGTTCAAGATTTAAATCAACTGTTGTCTTCACAAAGAAAGGCAGATGTACAACATCTGGAAGACGATAGacataaaacagagaaaatacaaaGGCTCAAGGAAGAGAATGATATTGCTAGGGAAAAACttgaagaggagaagaagagatCTGAAGAGCTCTTATCTCAG GTCCAGTTCCTTTACACGTCTCTGTTAAAGCATCAAGAAGAACAAACAAGGATAGCTCTGCTGGAACAACAG ATGCATGCATGTACTTTagactttgaaaatgaaaaacttgaCCGTCAGAATATGCAGCACCAACTGCATGTAATTCTTAAGGAGCTCCGAAAAGCAAGAAATCAAATAACACAGTTGGAATCCTTG aagcaGCTTCGTGAGCTTGCCTTCACAGAGCCATTAGTCACTTTCCAAGGAGAGTCTGAAAACAGAGTAAAAGTTGCCTCACCAAAAACTCCCACTGCTGCACTGAATGAAAGCCTGGTGGAATGTCCCAAGTGCAATATACAGTACCCCGCCACAGAACATCGAGATCTGCTTGTCCACGTTGAATACTGTTCCAAATAG
- the CEP55 gene encoding centrosomal protein of 55 kDa isoform X5 — MPCAGGWIAAFCLINPVYRVSKCYYQNSIGKNLLWWRVLKIVSEMSSRSPKGLIKGKWGSKSSNSKSETALEKFRGEISALKTSVDEITSGKGKLTDKDRHRLLETMATSCFNSSMNDIHEMEIQLKDALEKNQQWLVYDQQREVYVKGLLAKIFELEQKPETAAHSRPQQTKKAESEDFLQEEKQKYYNHLLANAKKDLEVERQTITQLNFELSEFRRKYEETQKEVQDLNQLLSSQRKADVQHLEDDRHKTEKIQRLKEENDIAREKLEEEKKRSEELLSQVQFLYTSLLKHQEEQTRIALLEQQMHACTLDFENEKLDRQNMQHQLHVILKELRKARNQITQLESLKQLRELAFTEPLVTFQGESENRVKVASPKTPTAALNESLVECPKCNIQYPATEHRDLLVHVEYCSK, encoded by the exons ATGCCTTGTGCAGGTGGCTGGATTGCAGCGTTCTGTCTTATCAACCCAGTATACCGAGTCAGCAAGTGTTATTACCAGAACTCTATAGGGAAGAACCTCCTGTGGTGGCGGGTTCTCAAG atagTTTCAGAAATGTCTTCCAGAAGTCCCAAAGGTTTAATTAAAGGTAAATGGGGATCAAAGTCTAGTAACTCCAAATCAGAAACTGCATTAGAAAAATTTAGGGGAGAAATTTCAGCCTTAAAAACATCAGTGGATGAAATCACAAGTGGAAAAGGAAAGTTGACTGATAAAGACAGACACAGACTTTTGGAG ACTATGGCTACAAGCTGCTTCAACTCATCAATGAATGATATTCATGAAATGGAAATACAACTGAAAGAT gCTCTGGAGAAAAATCAGCAGTGGCTTGTGTATGATCAACAGCGGGAGGTCTATGTAAAAGGACTTTTAGCCAAGATCTTTGAGTTGGAACAGAAACCAGAAACAGCTGCTCATTCACGCCCACAGCAGACAAAAAAGGCTGAATCAGAAG ATTTTCttcaagaagaaaagcaaaaatattacaaCCATCTCTTGGCAAATGCAAAAAAAGATCTCGAGGTTGAACGACAGACCATAACTCAGTTGAATTTTGAACTTAGTGAATTTcgaagaaaatatgaagaaaccCAAAAAGAAGTTCAAGATTTAAATCAACTGTTGTCTTCACAAAGAAAGGCAGATGTACAACATCTGGAAGACGATAGacataaaacagagaaaatacaaaGGCTCAAGGAAGAGAATGATATTGCTAGGGAAAAACttgaagaggagaagaagagatCTGAAGAGCTCTTATCTCAG GTCCAGTTCCTTTACACGTCTCTGTTAAAGCATCAAGAAGAACAAACAAGGATAGCTCTGCTGGAACAACAG ATGCATGCATGTACTTTagactttgaaaatgaaaaacttgaCCGTCAGAATATGCAGCACCAACTGCATGTAATTCTTAAGGAGCTCCGAAAAGCAAGAAATCAAATAACACAGTTGGAATCCTTG aagcaGCTTCGTGAGCTTGCCTTCACAGAGCCATTAGTCACTTTCCAAGGAGAGTCTGAAAACAGAGTAAAAGTTGCCTCACCAAAAACTCCCACTGCTGCACTGAATGAAAGCCTGGTGGAATGTCCCAAGTGCAATATACAGTACCCCGCCACAGAACATCGAGATCTGCTTGTCCACGTTGAATACTGTTCCAAATAG
- the CEP55 gene encoding centrosomal protein of 55 kDa isoform X1, producing the protein MPCAGGWIAAFCLINPVYRVSKCYYQNSIGKNLLWWRVLKIVSEMSSRSPKGLIKGKWGSKSSNSKSETALEKFRGEISALKTSVDEITSGKGKLTDKDRHRLLEKIQVLEAEREKNAYHLTEKDKEIQRLREQLKAKYNNTTLLEQLEEKTKEGERREQLLKSLSEETDVLKKQLSATTARLAELESKASTLRLSQTMATSCFNSSMNDIHEMEIQLKDALEKNQQWLVYDQQREVYVKGLLAKIFELEQKPETAAHSRPQQTKKAESEDFLQEEKQKYYNHLLANAKKDLEVERQTITQLNFELSEFRRKYEETQKEVQDLNQLLSSQRKADVQHLEDDRHKTEKIQRLKEENDIAREKLEEEKKRSEELLSQVQFLYTSLLKHQEEQTRIALLEQQMHACTLDFENEKLDRQNMQHQLHVILKELRKARNQITQLESLKQLRELAFTEPLVTFQGESENRVKVASPKTPTAALNESLVECPKCNIQYPATEHRDLLVHVEYCSK; encoded by the exons ATGCCTTGTGCAGGTGGCTGGATTGCAGCGTTCTGTCTTATCAACCCAGTATACCGAGTCAGCAAGTGTTATTACCAGAACTCTATAGGGAAGAACCTCCTGTGGTGGCGGGTTCTCAAG atagTTTCAGAAATGTCTTCCAGAAGTCCCAAAGGTTTAATTAAAGGTAAATGGGGATCAAAGTCTAGTAACTCCAAATCAGAAACTGCATTAGAAAAATTTAGGGGAGAAATTTCAGCCTTAAAAACATCAGTGGATGAAATCACAAGTGGAAAAGGAAAGTTGACTGATAAAGACAGACACAGACTTTTGGAG AAAATTCAAGTCCTAGAAGCTGAGAGGGAGAAGAATGCATATCacctcacagagaaagacaaagaaatacaaagactCAGAGAGCAGCTGAAAGCCAAGTATAATAATACTACATTGCTTGAACAGCTGGAGGAGAAGACAAAGGAAGGCGAAAGGAGGGAACAGCTGTTGAAATCCTTGTCTGAAGAGACAGATGTATTGAAAAAACAGTTGTCTGCTACAACTGCAAGGCTTGCTGAACTTGAAAGCAAAGCCAGTACACTCCGCTTATCACAG ACTATGGCTACAAGCTGCTTCAACTCATCAATGAATGATATTCATGAAATGGAAATACAACTGAAAGAT gCTCTGGAGAAAAATCAGCAGTGGCTTGTGTATGATCAACAGCGGGAGGTCTATGTAAAAGGACTTTTAGCCAAGATCTTTGAGTTGGAACAGAAACCAGAAACAGCTGCTCATTCACGCCCACAGCAGACAAAAAAGGCTGAATCAGAAG ATTTTCttcaagaagaaaagcaaaaatattacaaCCATCTCTTGGCAAATGCAAAAAAAGATCTCGAGGTTGAACGACAGACCATAACTCAGTTGAATTTTGAACTTAGTGAATTTcgaagaaaatatgaagaaaccCAAAAAGAAGTTCAAGATTTAAATCAACTGTTGTCTTCACAAAGAAAGGCAGATGTACAACATCTGGAAGACGATAGacataaaacagagaaaatacaaaGGCTCAAGGAAGAGAATGATATTGCTAGGGAAAAACttgaagaggagaagaagagatCTGAAGAGCTCTTATCTCAG GTCCAGTTCCTTTACACGTCTCTGTTAAAGCATCAAGAAGAACAAACAAGGATAGCTCTGCTGGAACAACAG ATGCATGCATGTACTTTagactttgaaaatgaaaaacttgaCCGTCAGAATATGCAGCACCAACTGCATGTAATTCTTAAGGAGCTCCGAAAAGCAAGAAATCAAATAACACAGTTGGAATCCTTG aagcaGCTTCGTGAGCTTGCCTTCACAGAGCCATTAGTCACTTTCCAAGGAGAGTCTGAAAACAGAGTAAAAGTTGCCTCACCAAAAACTCCCACTGCTGCACTGAATGAAAGCCTGGTGGAATGTCCCAAGTGCAATATACAGTACCCCGCCACAGAACATCGAGATCTGCTTGTCCACGTTGAATACTGTTCCAAATAG